From a region of the Gossypium raimondii isolate GPD5lz chromosome 10, ASM2569854v1, whole genome shotgun sequence genome:
- the LOC105778637 gene encoding GDSL esterase/lipase At2g23540 — MEPVAMVMEKAWSFGLVLLWFSTLSCYLVNAADDKNGGFGASFIFGDSLVDAGNNNYLPTLSRANIPPNGIDFKASGGNPTGRYTNGRTIGDIVGEELGVPNYAVPYLAPNSTGKAILYGVNYASGGGGIMNATGRIFVNRLGLDIQIDFFNNTRKQFDKLLGSSKAKDYISKRSIFSITIGANDFLNNYLLPVLSIGARISETPDGFIDDMINHLSNQLTRLYKLDARKFVIGNVGPIGCIPYQKTINQLNENECVDLANKLAMQYNGRLKELLTELNGKLKGAIFVHANVYDLVMELITNYAKYGFTTASEACCGNGGQYAGIIPCGPTSSMCKDRDKHVFWDPYHPSEAANLIIARQLLHGSTKYISPVNLEQLRNL; from the exons ATGGAGCCAGTAGCCATGGTTATGGAGAAAGCTTGGAGTTTTGGTTTGGTTCTTTTGTGGTTCAGTACTTTAAGCTGCTATCTGGTTAATGCAGCTGACGATAAAAATGGTGGTTTTGGAGCTTCTTTCATCTTCGGTGATTCTCTGGTGGATGCTGGTAATAATAACTATTTACCAACGTTGTCTAGGGCAAATATTCCACCAAatggaattgattttaaagcTTCCGGTGGAAACCCTACTGGCAGATATACCAATGGTAGAACCATTGGTGACATTGTAG GAGAAGAATTGGGAGTACCAAATTATGCAGTTCCATATCTTGCTCCAAATTCTACTGGGAAAGCTATACTTTATGGTGTAAATTATGCATCAGGAGGAGGGGGGATTATGAATGCAACTGGAAGAATATTTGTTAATAGACTGGGATTGGATATCCAAATCGATTTCTTCAACAATACAAGAAAGcaatttgataaattgttgGGTTCATCCAAGGCCAAAGATTATATTTCGAAAAGATCCATTTTCTCAATTACAATTGGAGCAAATGATTTTCTCAACAACTATCTTCTCCCAGTTCTGTCGATTGGAGCAAGGATTTCTGAAACTCCAGATGGTTTCATTGATGACATGATTAATCACTTGAGTAACCAATTAACA AGACTTTACAAGCTCGATGCTCGGAAGTTTGTCATCGGAAATGTCGGTCCTATCGGGTGCATTCCGTATCAGAAAACCATCAATCAATTGAACGAAAACGAATGTGTGGATTTAGCAAACAAGCTAGCAATGCAGTACAATGGGCGATTAAAGGAGTTACTGACTGAATTGAATGGAAAGCTTAAAGGAGCCATATTTGTTCATGCCAATGTGTACGACTTAGTGATGGAACTCATCACCAATTATGCGAAATACG GTTTTACAACAGCAAGCGAAGCATGTTGTGGAAATGGAGGGCAATATGCAGGGATAATCCCATGCGGACCGACATCAAGTATGTGCAAAGACCGTGACAAGCATGTTTTCTGGGATCCTTATCACCCAAGTGAGGCTGCCAATCTTATAATTGCTCGACAACTTCTCCATGGAAGCACCAAATATATTTCTCCAGTCAATCTTGAACAACTTCGTAATCTTTGA
- the LOC105778571 gene encoding dof zinc finger protein DOF3.4, translated as MPSDSGDPNRRLTKALNSGAPPPPGQEQLPCPRCDSTNTKFCYYNNYNFSQPRHFCKSCRRYWTLGGTLRDIPVGGGTRKNAKRSRTTHSTFISSSTNAGATTTATTTSYNDFQLPATQVLLPVSGNQGSSGVVGESKGNGFASLLNPQGPGFLALSGFGLGIVPALEDVGFGLGRGMWPFSMGDGAVGGGGNGGAATGMGNPWQFEGAEAGPVGAGDCFSWPELAISTPGNWLK; from the coding sequence ATGCCATCGGATTCCGGAGATCCAAACAGGCGGTTAACCAAGGCCCTTAACTCTGGAGCCCCACCACCACCAGGACAAGAACAGCTGCCTTGTCCACGCTGTGATTCCACCAACACTAAGTTTTGCTATTACAATAACTATAACTTCTCTCAGCCTCGCCATTTCTGTAAGTCATGTCGCCGTTACTGGACTCTTGGTGGCACCCTAAGGGACATCCCTGTTGGTGGTGGCACCAGAAAAAACGCTAAACGTTCACGCACCACCCATTCCACCTTCATTTCTTCTTCCACCAATGCCGGCGCCACCACCACTGCCACCACCACTAGCTATAATGACTTCCAATTGCCTGCCACTCAAGTTTTACTGCCAGTCTCAGGCAACCAGGGAAGTTCGGGTGTTGTTGGAGAGTCCAAGGGCAATGGTTTTGCTTCATTGTTGAACCCTCAGGGACCTGGTTTTCTGGCCCTTAGTGGGTTTGGGCTTGGTATTGTTCCAGCACTTGAAGATGTTGGGTTTGGGCTTGGAAGAGGGATGTGGCCTTTTTCAATGGGAGATGGAGCAGTTGGTGGTGGCGGCAATGGTGGGGCTGCAACAGGAATGGGGAACCCATGGCAGTTTGAAGGAGCAGAAGCTGGGCCTGTTGGTGCTGGGGATTGCTTTTCTTGGCCTGAACTTGCTATTTCAACCCCTGGAAATTGGCTCAAGTGA